GAAGTCGTTCCGGACGCCGACGACCAACGCCTGCAGCATTTTGTGTCGTACTCCCCGTGGGATCACCGCGAGGTGATCGACCATGTGGCCCGTGACGCCGACCGGTTGTTGGGAGGCTCCCCCAACACGTGTCTGATCGTGGACGAAAGTGGGTTCCCCAAGAAGGGCGACCGATCGGTTGGCGTTGCGCGCCAGTGGTGTGGGCGCCTGGGCAAGGTGGAGAACTGCCAGGTGGGCGTGTTTGCCGCCCTGGCCCGCGACGGGGAGGTGACGCTCACCGATGCACGGCTGTACCTGCCGAAGGCGTGGGCCGAGGATTCGGCCCGGTGCAAGCGGGCGAAGGTTCCGGAAGCCGAGCGGGGGTATCGCACCAAACCGGAACTGGCCTTGGAGATGGTTCGGCACGCCCGGCGCCTGGGGGTGGAGTTCGCCTGGGTGGGGGCAGATTCGTTCTACGGGGCCGACCCGAAGTTCCTGCGGGGGTTGGACGCCGACGGGGAAGTGTTCGTGGTGGATGTGAAGGCGTCCCAGCGGATCTACCTGGAGGATCCTCGGCCCCAGGTACCCCCGCGGCGCAGTGCGCGTGGGAGAGCGCCCCAACGGCCTCGGGCGCAGGGGCCGGAACCGATCCGGGTGGATGCGTGGGTGCGCAACCAACCGGGGGAGGCCTGGCGGCGTTTGTCGTATCGGGACTCCACGAAGGGCCCACTGTGGGTGGAGGTGCTTCACCGCAGAGTGTGGGTGTGGGACGGGCGGGAGTCCAAGGCCCACTGCTGGCACCTGATTGTGCGGCGCTCGGTGCGCAACCCGGGGGAGATCAAGTACACGCTGAGCAACGCGCCGGAGCAGACGTCGGTGCGGCGATTGGCGTACATGCAGGGGCAGCGCTATTGGGTGGAGCGAAGCCTGCAGGAGGCCAAGAGCGAAGTGGGCATGGCCGAGTATCAGGTGCGGTTGTGGCAGGGGTGGCATCACCACATGGCGATGGTGCTGATGGCGTTGTTGTTCTTGTTGGAGGCACGCCGAAAGCATCGTGGTGCGTTCCCCTTGTTGAGCGCGCGCGACGTGCGGGAAGTGCTCAGCGTTTTGCTGCCGCGCGCGAACGCGACACTGGAAGACGCCTTGGCGCAGATGGCCCGACGTCACCGGCGAAGGGCATCCGCGATGGCATCGCACACCAGAAAAGCCAATCAAAGCCAAGCGTTATGAAAATCTGACAAAGCAGAACTATTGTAGCAGAGCATAGAGAATCGAACATGTGGGGTTACTCGTCGGGAGACAAAGCAGCACGCATCGCATGGCAACGAGTGTCTGTTCAGCTTACAAGAGCCATGGATACAATTTTTCGTACTGTTCGGGATCAGCAACCCTAAGAATGCGGCCTTTCGGACAATATTTCATTTAGGTTAAAATTGTTTGCGAGAACACATGGCGTGTAGATTATGCAAGAAGGACAGGCCACTGAGAAAGTCTCATGTCTTCCCAGAATGGCTTTACAAATCGCTGTATGACGATAATCATCGTTTCTTTGTTCTTTCTACAGATAAGAACAAGAGAAGAGGCACACGCCCAAAAGGGATTTATGAAAGACTTTTATGCCATAAGTGCGAACAGCGGTTTAGTAAGTGGGAAGGATACGCTCGAGATGTTTTCTACGATCTGTCACTAAAGGTGGTTGAGGATAATCGAGCTTTTGTATTTTCGGGCCTGCAATATACACCTTTCAAGCTATTCCAAATGTCCTTGATTTGGCGAGCCTCTATCACGAGCAGACCAGAGGTACACAGGATCGACTTGGGACATCATACTGAGAGGCTTCGTAAGATGCTACTTGAGGACCATCCGGGAGAGGTTTATGAATACGGCTCAATTTTGATGTTGCCGGCGTTGAGTCAAGAACTAATGCAACAATTTGTTTATCCACCTGAAAGTCTTCCCACGAAAATAGACGGTCACTCGGCCTATCGAGCCGTTTTTGGCGGATTATTCTGGCTATACATTGTCTCGAATCACTCGGCTCGTCTTTCCCATAAAGAAGTGTTTCTTTCAAAAGATGGGAACCTCCCTGTTTTCAAGACTGGCGGGCCAGCCGTAGAATTCATGCAACAGTTAGCATCCGATTTCTTTGCAGCAGGCATGCTGAATGATCTGAAATGATATAATAGATCAGCCAACAACTTTATGAACCGGACTGGCTACCCCGCGCGTTTTCCGGAGGTTACTAAACGTTCAATGCTTCGCTCCAAGTTGATTGCTTATGCCACGGCCAGCCGGTGATAATTGCCGTTAGCCGTACAGAAAGATTGATGTCTGTTCGCTTTGGTGCACCATATGAAGACTCTTGACACCCCGGGCCGCCCCGCTACGCTGGTGCGTGCTGTGTTCAGGTTGGTGCGCTTCGTTCGCCCGTCGGTTGGGAGATCCACGGCTCCCGCCGGCGTTCTTTTTGGGAGGACCGGAGCGGACTCTGGGCCGACCCGCACCCCGTGCCTCCCTGGGAGTGGAGACGGACCCGCAAACCAGGAATGGTTACACTCGGGTTCCGGTGCCTTTTCCCTGTCCACTTGCGACTCCGGCAGTAGACCACTGGAGGCGCCTGAGTCGCCTTGCGGGTCTACTGCCGGTCTACTGCCAAAAACAAAGGGGCTAGCCGCATCGGCTAACCCCTTGTTTTAATTGGTGCGCGCGAGAGGATTCGAACCCCTGACCTGCGGATCCGTAGTCCGACGAGCTGGGGTTGTCGTATGATGCCAGGCTATACCAATTGTTGCCATATCATGGGGTTACGGATATCCTGATGTTGCCATGCGTGCCCATGGATGGCCATGGAATGCCATGGAATGGGATAAGGGCGGGATAAACGATGAGGGGTTGGTATGGGTGCGTGGACGTGGTCAAAAAAATTCGTGGGGGTGGGGTACCGAAAAAATTCGAACGGTAGAAAGACGTTTTATATTCGGTACAGGGTTGGCGGTCGCCGCGTCATGGAACGGGTAGGGTCTGAGACGGAGGGCTACTCGCTCCAGCTTGCCAATAGGATTCGCCAAGAGCGCATTCAGCAGGCCCGCCATGGCGAGATCCTCCCGGCCCGTCGGGGCGGGCTCACGGTGGAAGAGCTCCTGGACGCCTGGCTCCAACACTCCACCAAGCGCAGCCGCAAGGACGATGCCCAGCGCATCGCCGACCATCTGCAGCCCGCCCTGGGCGACGTTCCTGCCGCGAGGCTTCGGCCCGATGATTGCCTCGATCTCTACCGCTCACTCCGCGAGGGGGGTCTCTCCGACGCGACGGCCCGGCACTGCCTGGTAATTTTGCGCACGGCCTGGAACCGGGGGTTGGAGCGGGGTCTTGTGACAGGGGCGAATCCAGCCTCCATGGCCCTCAAACAGCTCGGCCGGCCCGCGCCGAACCGCAGGCTCCGATATCTCACCGAGGAGGAGTTCGAGCGGCTCCTGGAGGCCGTGGAGCACTCCCGGGCGGCGTGGGATCTCGCGGTGGTAGGGTGGCACACGGGGGCCCGGTTCGGCGAGTTGGCGGCGCTTCGGTGGTCGGACGTGGACCTCGGGCACGGTTACCTGACGTTTCGAGACACGAAGGCCGGTGACCCCCGGCGGGTGCCCATGAACGTCGCAGTCCGCCGTGTGCTGGAGGCGAAGCCGCGCGGGCTGCCCGAGGTGCTCGTCTGGTCCACCCGGAGCGGGCGGCCCTACCGCGACCCGCCCATGACACTTCGGCGGGCGATGGACCGCTTGTTCAACCGGGAGGTCGAGGATCGGCGCCAGCGCGTGAGCTTCCACACGCTCCGGCATTCGTTCATCTCGCACCTCGTTATGCGGGGCGTCCCCTTGCCGGTGATCCAGTCCCTCACCGGCCACAAGACCTTGGAGATGCTCCAGCGATACACGCATCTCGCCCCAGACGCCCGCTGGGCTGCCGTCGAGAGCCTCGCCGGGGAAAACCGGCGCACAGAATCGCCCAGGATTGAACGATTGGAAGGGGGGTCGCTACCTAACCCCTCGGAGAGCTGACACCGCCCTCTCGCGGCCAGAATCGGCCATAGAGCAAAAAACGCCCCGCCGGCCAGGAGGAGGGAACCGACGGGGCCAAGGGGGCCGCTGGGAGGGGCGGCGGGTAACGTCTAAAGGTGGCTGTGCCCGGCATTTGGCCGAGGCCCGGATGCTCCGCCCGCGCATGGTGGGTGAGACTTGCACTCGCGGCAGCGCTCCACCGCGAGGCGGTTCGCGTAGTCGATCACCTGCAGGATCTCCTGCGGTGTCACCGGTTCGCCCGAGGCGGCGATCCGATAAAGATACTCGTGGAGCTCCCGATCCTGGCGCGTGGGGGTCATCGCCTCATCGTCTCCGCGATCAGGGGCAGCACCTTCTCGGCGCTCCGGCCGATCACATAGCCGCCGATGCCGAGCTCCACGATATCCCAGAGCTTGAGGTACTCGGCCTCGCTCAGGTTCGGGGCGGTCCAGCCCATCCACCTAGCAACGATCAGCGCGCCGAAGGTGAGCATCAGGAGCGGCCGCCAGTTTGCGGCGAGCCAGTGCTTGGATGCTGCCTCGGTGCGGATGATCTGGGCTGCGGCCTGCTCGATCTCATGGCTCTGCTCCATCAGGAGCCTAACCGCCTCGGCCTGGGCCTTCGCCTGGGCCTCCTTGTCGGGCACAAGCCGCTCGATGACCTTTCCTACCACCGGGATCAGGCTACCGATTAGGGCGCTCACCATCGTCAATCCTCCACCAGTTCGAAGTGCGGCAGATCGTCGAAGCTGTGCCGCCGTTCATCACTCGGCCGAGTGCAGAGCTCGCCGTGCCAATCGCCGCCCCACCGCAGGCGAATCCCCATCGCGGCGGCGAGGCCCAGGAGGTACCCGGCGAACACCCGGGCCCGGTCGGTATCCACCCAGCGGATCGGGTAGGGCCACAGATCCACGGCCCGGCTCGGCCACGCATTGTGCGGGCTCTCCCCCCACCGGGCCTTGCTGCGGCCCTCCCGGTAGGCCCGCTCTTGCTCCTCACGGCCCCGGTGGCCGCAGAGCACCGAGAAGTCCCAATTCTGGATCGCCCGCTCGCACAGGCGCACCAGGTCCGGATGGCATGTGTCCAAGCGGACGCGGCTCGTCTCGCTGAAATGGGGCATCGTCACGCCTCCACGTCGATCATGGTGCCCCTGCGGCACCCGGGGCACCGGTCGCAGGGGGTGAGGCCGCGGTATCGGGCCTCGATGCGCTGCACCCGCTCGCGGATCATCACCAGATACCGCCGTTGCTCTGTCGTTACCCCGGCCCGCAGCATCCGTTGCACGGCCAGAGCCAGCACCGTCACATCATTGCCGAGGGCGTCCTCGAGGATCTCGCACGCCCCCCGACACAGCACCACCGGGCGCGGCGGCATCGCCTCACTCCTCTAGCCGCACACGGCCCCGGAACAGGGGCGGGGGGCAGCTCGGCTCCTGCTTTGGGCGGTCGGGGCTGTAGCTCCACATGGGCGCTCCTGGGCGACGCATCCACCCGAAGTGCGGGCCCCACCAGTGGTGTGAGCGCCGCACCCAGAGGTACCCCCCTTTGCGCCGCCACACGGCCAGGGCCCACAGCAGGCAGTTCGAGCGGATCCTACGGCCGGCCTTGACCATTCCGATTTCTGATCGCGTCCGCGATCTCATCGAGCCGGCCGAAGATGCGGCCGTGGTCTTCCCGGTTTTCGGACCGCAGCACTGTCACGGCCTGCTCCAATACCTCCACCCGCTGCGTCGTGCCCCGGCTGCACAGGTGGCACTCCTGGCGGCTCACGTAGTCGCGCCGCAGCCGGGCATCAAGCCGATCCGTGGCGATCCACCGGTCCCACAGCACCCGGCCCACCAGGGCCATCGCCGCACCCGTAGCTCCCGTCAGTAGGATTTCGGTCACGGGTCACTCCTATCTCAGGCGCTCCGGTCGCCTGCGATCACGCGCCGGGCGTCGTATACGAGCACGGCGCCGGTGTTGAGGGTGAGCCGGTATTCGAGGGTGTACACGCCGTCTCCCGAGGTAGCCGGATACGAGAGCGTGCAGAGCACGTCGTCCCCGTCCACGCTGACGCTGCCCGAGTCCACGAGGTCGTCAGCCTTGGTGCCACTGGAGTCGTAGGCCTTGACCGTGGCCGACGAGATCGTGGTCCCATAGGGCCTGGCGCCATCGTTGGCATCCGGGGCCGACGCTGCCGGGAACGCGGCCCGCACGGGGTAGGCGCTCGTCCCCGGCTGGATGTAAATCTTGGCGGAGCCCTTGAAGTCGGGCATCGCTTACGCTCCGTCATCCGCCGCGCTGAAGTCGTACTGGACATTCAGCGTGTCCCCGGAGCCCACAGCCTTGTCGCCGGCCGAGAACGCCCCGGCGCACAAGAGCGTGCCGGTCGTACCGCCCTTGGTGGAGTCGCTCGCGAGGAACGCGCCCCCAACGGTGGCCGTCCCGTTGATGCTGAAGGCGGCCTTTGAGGAGCTGTTCGACACCGTCTGGTTCGTCCGGCTCCCGCTGTACGCCGGGCGGGTCGCCTCGGAGTAGGCCGTGACCTCGGTCCAGCCCGCGTGCGAGGTCATGGTGTCTCCCGCCGCCACAGTCGGGGTGCCGTCGGTGAGCCCCACGTACCATGTGCCCACCTGCGCCCCGCCCAGGAGACCGGCGTCCAGGAGGTACTGGAGCCCCTGGTTGGTCACGAGGTTCTCGAAGGTGTCCCGCCACTTGAGCCGCCCATCGGGTCCGTAGCATTCCACCCGGAACCGCCCGCCGAACTTTGCTTTCGCCTTCATCTTCTGCCTCCGGTCAGTGGGTCTTTGCCGATAGCGCAAACGTCCGAGCCTTCACCTCGAACCGCCACGTGCGGCCCTTCGCGTAGAGCGTAATGACCGCGCCATCTCCCGTGATCACAAACCTGGGCGTGTCCCCGGCCTGGAACCCGTCCGTCACGGTGGCTAGGAACTGCACGATCGCCTGCACCGCCTCGCCGAACGCCGCCCCATCGGCCACCGTGACGGTGAAATCGGTCCGTACCGAGGCACCGTCCGTCAGGGTAAGGCCGTCGGCCAGGCTCGCAGCGATGATGAGCGCCCGGTTCGCCTGATCGGACGCGAGCACCCCGTCGGCCACCATGGCATCAATCACGGTCCCGAGGATGGTGCCGATCGGCGTGTCGCCTATGGCCGCGCCGTCAGACAGGGCCGCGTGCAGCACAGCAGCAGCCGCCAGGGCATCTCCAAGGCTCACGCCGTCCACCGCTTCCGCCTGGTAGCTGGCCGTGGCGCTCGCCCCGTCCCCGAATGCCGTGCCGTCCGTCACGGTGAGGGCGATCCCCACCTCGTAGGTCGCCGTATCGGAAAGGGTCATCCCGTCGGCCGACGCCACGGCGAAATCCGCCACGCCGGTGTCCCCGTCGCCGAGGCTCAGGCCATCCACTACTGCCGCCAGATAGGCCGCCGTGACGCCAGCGGTGTCGCTCATGGCCAGCCCGTCCAGCACGCTCACGTCGTAAGTCGTCCCCGCCCCCACATCGAACACCAGCGGCCGCGAGATCGGGCGGATGAGGGCGTAGGGGTCTTCATTGAGTGTAGCTATTACACCACTAAATAGGATCTGATTTGTAATAAAAATCTGACGTATCTCTCCATCTAAGTAGTCTTGATCAGAATACCTAGCACCAAAATACCAATCCGATGAAAAACTACCCAAACTTGCATCAGTACCATCACCAATCAGCTCCCCATTCAAGTAGAGTAGATTACTACCCCACACAACAGCAATATGTTTTCTGCCAGTAAAAGTATAACCACTCACAGACAATCTATTTGATGTTTGTGTATATACTGATAAATTATTACTATTGTCATAAGCCAACAAAAACCTTTGATTAGCCCCACCATAAGAATCAAAAAAATAATTCCAAGTGCTGCTTATACTGCGTTTAGATGTAGTTTCAATTACGATAGTACCAGAGGCAGTGTCCACTCCTAATGTAGGAACTTTTATATACTGCTCGATGGTGGAAATTTGAAGCCCAAGCCGCATCCACGCAGGCGTAATTATTGTTCCATGATTTTGTCCAACATAATCATAGACAGTATTTCCACTCTCTTCCCAGAGAGTCAAAAGAGACACTATCTGGGCCGGATCAATCCCCAGCCGCTCGGCGTTGTAGAACACGGCCGACTGCACAGCCCACAAAGGCCCCCACTGGCGGGGCTTCTGCCTGGCCTTATACGTCGCGCTGTTGCGGGTAAGAAGGAGCAGGGCCATCTACGCCGTGATCTCCGTAATCTCTGCGCTCACCGTACAAGCGTCTGAGGCATTGCTCACGACCTTCAGCCGCCCGTACTGCGCCAAACCGTAAAGCCCGAAGCTGCGCACGTAGGTGGAACTCGCAGCTCCCACGTCCATCGTGCCCAGGTACGTTCCGTCGGTCTCGTAGTCGTTGGTGCTGTCGCCGTCAGGGTCGCCACGGCCCTCCCAGTAAAGTTCAAGCGTGTCGCCGCTCGCGCCAGCAGCACCGGTCACGGCCTTTACCCGCACCTCCCGGGCCCACGCAGTAGAACTGAGCGTCGCATCGTCGCTCGTCTGCGTCCCAGAAGCCGCCACGCTCACGGTATTCGCAGAGCTCCAGGTGACCTGTACTCGGTTCAGAGCCGTCGCCATCGGTTATTCTCCTCGCGCCTTGACGATTTCCCAGTTCTGCACCGTCCCCAGCCCCGCCGCCTCGGCCGGGCTCACCGTACGCGCCGCCAAGGCCCGGAGTTGATCCGCCTCGGCCTGGGTCAGGAGCCCTGCGGCCACCCAACCATTCAACAGAATCTCGGCCTGGGCGTCGCCGATGTTCACGCCGGCGTCGCTCTTGAGCCATGCCAGCACCCTGGCCGCAACTGGGTCAGCAGCCGCCGCCGCCTCAAAGCCCTGAAGGATCTCCTCCCCCCGGGTCGGCCCGAACTCCGTGTAGATCCGACGCTCGGTGATGTACCGATCCTCGTACACCGTCAATGTCTTGCCATTGGCCCACGAGACCACGTCGGCCGGGGGCTCGGTCCGCCACCCCGGCCGGGCCGAGTCGAGCCAGGCGGCGATCTGGGCGATACGGTCTGCCATCTCTCACACCTCCAGCGGGTACACCACGGGGCACCGGGCCAGGTAGTCGCCCGGGTCCCGGGGCGGGGGCTCGCCGTAGCCAGCGGCCCGCCAGATCTCGTACACGTAGCTGTGGCACTGCGGCCCCCGGGCCCGGTAGGGCCGGCCCAGGAGCTGGTGCCACCAGATCACCGGCAGCTCCCACCACGCGTAGTCCGGTGGCTCGGCCGACCACTCGCGCACCGCCCGGGCGATCTCGGCCCGGTGCTCCCGCACCTCGGCCGGGGCCTGCCCGTGCCACAGCCGCCGGCCCCGGTAGCGACGCAGCCACTCGGGCAGCGCGAGCACCCGCTGGCCCTCGCGCAGCGTGTAGTCAGTCACCACTACATAGGGCCGGGTCCTGGGGGCCATGCCGAGCGCCCCGCACACCAGGGCCACGTGCGAGATGCTCTCGCCCGTGAGCACCCGGATCCAGCGCGAGCCCTGGACCAGCAGCAGGTCGCCGATATGTAAGCGGCTCATACCCAGTAGCTCCCGGTGCTAACGACGAGAGCCCCGTCTCCGGCCGTCGATACGACCACCCGGAACCTGGCCTCAGGGTCGAGCCGCACCTGGTGGAGGCTCGGGGCCTCCACCCAGGCGGAGCCGTCCCATTGCTGCACCGTGTAGTCGTATAACGTGTTCACGCTCTGGTCGTCCGGGAACACGTCCACCGCCCTGGGGTGCTCGTCTCCGGCGGCCACGGTGTAGGTGTACGTGCCCGTGGTCGAGATGGTGCCGGCCGTGGACCGAGCTCTAGCTACCTTCCCCCGATAGACCCCCGCCCGCACCCCGTCCACGGTGACCGTGCCGGTCACCCCGCCGGCCTCGGCCACGGTCACCCTCACCCGGTACGCCTGGGCCGGGTTCGTGCCGCTGGGCGCCACGGCCTGGCCGGCGCGCCGGGCCCAGGAGGTGGGGTTCGAGGTGGAGGAGTACACCGTGGAGCTCGGCGTGCTGGCCGCGGCCCAGGCCGAGCCGGTCCAGTAGTACCAAAGGAGCTCCACGGTCACGCTCACCCCGGCGGCCGAGGCCTTGAGGTCGAGCCCCACATCGATCCGCTCCCCTGGTGCGCAGGGGATGTAGTGGTCGCTCGTTGCCTGCGCCTGGTCGCCCGAGGCCAGCACCGCGAGCTCCAGGGCCTGCTTGCCGTGGCGCGCGGTGCTCGTGAGGGCGGCCGTGGCCGTGCCGGTGAGGCTGAACGTCCACCCCTCGGCGCCGCCGGCGCCATCCGAGGTCTCGAACGACCCGTTGGGCAGGACTTGGGCCTCGATCACGCCGATCCGGGTCTCGTGATCGCCCAGGGCGTCCACCACGGCGTCGGCCCACGACTTCTTGGTCTGCTCGCCAACGGAGGGTTTGCTCGGGATCGTCGCCATGTCAGCTCCACACGCTCTCGTTCAGAGAGTCCGCATCTCCAGGGGCCGTGTAGCCGTCGTCGTCGCTCCAGTACCCCAGATTCTCGCGGGCCCACGCCTTTTGTTCCGCCGTCCAGTTCGGATCCCACGGGGCCGCCGGTCCCCCGCCCAGGCGCGCCGGGAACACCGGGTTGTCCTCGCTCCACCAGGCCCCGCGGGGGCCGAACCCCCGGCGGTCCACCAGCACCAGCCGCACCCGGTGGGCGCCCAGGTCGCGCTCCACCTCGGCCACTTCCAAGAGCTCCGAGACCGATGGGCGGGATAGCACCAGCCGCACGGCATCACCCGGCTCCAGGAGCATGGCCCGGGCGCCGGCGTCCACGGTCCACACCGTGTGCGGCTCGTCGTCCATGGCCAGCCGGCGGGAGGCGTAGGCCTGGGCGTCGGCCAGGCGGTCCATGTGCAGGTCCA
This is a stretch of genomic DNA from Deferrisoma camini S3R1. It encodes these proteins:
- a CDS encoding tyrosine-type recombinase/integrase; its protein translation is MEELLDAWLQHSTKRSRKDDAQRIADHLQPALGDVPAARLRPDDCLDLYRSLREGGLSDATARHCLVILRTAWNRGLERGLVTGANPASMALKQLGRPAPNRRLRYLTEEEFERLLEAVEHSRAAWDLAVVGWHTGARFGELAALRWSDVDLGHGYLTFRDTKAGDPRRVPMNVAVRRVLEAKPRGLPEVLVWSTRSGRPYRDPPMTLRRAMDRLFNREVEDRRQRVSFHTLRHSFISHLVMRGVPLPVIQSLTGHKTLEMLQRYTHLAPDARWAAVESLAGENRRTESPRIERLEGGSLPNPSES
- a CDS encoding IS701 family transposase; translation: MEHDLDRFTARYRSHFTSRTRSCVKAAEAYFAGLAQARKRNMERIAEVVPDADDQRLQHFVSYSPWDHREVIDHVARDADRLLGGSPNTCLIVDESGFPKKGDRSVGVARQWCGRLGKVENCQVGVFAALARDGEVTLTDARLYLPKAWAEDSARCKRAKVPEAERGYRTKPELALEMVRHARRLGVEFAWVGADSFYGADPKFLRGLDADGEVFVVDVKASQRIYLEDPRPQVPPRRSARGRAPQRPRAQGPEPIRVDAWVRNQPGEAWRRLSYRDSTKGPLWVEVLHRRVWVWDGRESKAHCWHLIVRRSVRNPGEIKYTLSNAPEQTSVRRLAYMQGQRYWVERSLQEAKSEVGMAEYQVRLWQGWHHHMAMVLMALLFLLEARRKHRGAFPLLSARDVREVLSVLLPRANATLEDALAQMARRHRRRASAMASHTRKANQSQAL
- a CDS encoding M15 family metallopeptidase domain-containing protein produces the protein MPHFSETSRVRLDTCHPDLVRLCERAIQNWDFSVLCGHRGREEQERAYREGRSKARWGESPHNAWPSRAVDLWPYPIRWVDTDRARVFAGYLLGLAAAMGIRLRWGGDWHGELCTRPSDERRHSFDDLPHFELVED
- a CDS encoding LamG domain-containing protein; translation: MALLLLTRNSATYKARQKPRQWGPLWAVQSAVFYNAERLGIDPAQIVSLLTLWEESGNTVYDYVGQNHGTIITPAWMRLGLQISTIEQYIKVPTLGVDTASGTIVIETTSKRSISSTWNYFFDSYGGANQRFLLAYDNSNNLSVYTQTSNRLSVSGYTFTGRKHIAVVWGSNLLYLNGELIGDGTDASLGSFSSDWYFGARYSDQDYLDGEIRQIFITNQILFSGVIATLNEDPYALIRPISRPLVFDVGAGTTYDVSVLDGLAMSDTAGVTAAYLAAVVDGLSLGDGDTGVADFAVASADGMTLSDTATYEVGIALTVTDGTAFGDGASATASYQAEAVDGVSLGDALAAAAVLHAALSDGAAIGDTPIGTILGTVIDAMVADGVLASDQANRALIIAASLADGLTLTDGASVRTDFTVTVADGAAFGEAVQAIVQFLATVTDGFQAGDTPRFVITGDGAVITLYAKGRTWRFEVKARTFALSAKTH
- a CDS encoding 3TM-type holin; translated protein: MVSALIGSLIPVVGKVIERLVPDKEAQAKAQAEAVRLLMEQSHEIEQAAAQIIRTEAASKHWLAANWRPLLMLTFGALIVARWMGWTAPNLSEAEYLKLWDIVELGIGGYVIGRSAEKVLPLIAETMRR